One segment of Carya illinoinensis cultivar Pawnee chromosome 1, C.illinoinensisPawnee_v1, whole genome shotgun sequence DNA contains the following:
- the LOC122311422 gene encoding uncharacterized protein LOC122311422 isoform X2 → MAVAEARAAWQRAANRCFVQEDAKRAPKLACCQSSSSASKQVDTGPTNNTDGQYHPFSIFMPKRNPSFSNLPPDTRCWLQLQPSNANQKGLTYEQLVALEAKVDTLGAGTVNSTAKLDEVRPKKGDIINDDNDKNCKSSLDRQYGLSAVRMNKAVEARKEEVNASYCKNAEYCELMEVRGRYEHLDMDPVGFPVSKQANECSLNPESPWIGDYKTGPWWQTTDKEELAFLVVKKSLNHIENCDLPPPQKIYVGKHPYVHSGCIDHNEALLSYSDRKARTGSISNRTQAQGFPDSGKADGNEVASSEEGCSQYGSDKSFSYSTNHKDITKALQVSEGVHGKALLIEALCHSQTRAREAEKAAKQAYAEKEHILKLFFRQASQLFAYKQWFQLLQLESLYMQIKNTDQSISTPFPVVVPKMAYKGWKQRKNWQKATKRRRVQRGRPRHDVKRCAAAFALGMSLVGAGLLLGWTVGWMLPPF, encoded by the exons ATGGCGGTAGCAGAAGCAAGAGCTGCATGGCAGAGAGCAGCTAATCGCTGCTTTGTCCAAGAAGATGCCAAAAGAGCTCCGAAGTTAGCTTGCTGCCAATCATCATCTTCAGCATCTAAGCAGGTTGACACTGGACCTACCAATAATACAGATGGGCAATATCAtcctttctctatttttatgcCTAAAAGGAATCCTTCGTTTTCCAATCTTCCCCCCGACACAAGATGCTGGCTCCAATTGCAACCAAGCAATGCGAACCAAAAGGGCTTAACATATGAACAATTGGTTGCATTGGAGGCCAAAGTGGACACCTTAGGAGCTGGCACTGTAAATTCAACAGCTAAGCTCGATGAGGTCCGCCCTAAAAAAGGGGACATTATTAATGACGATAATGATAAGAACTGCAAGTCTTCTCTTGATAGGCAATATGGTCTCTCTGCTGTTCGTATGAACAAAGCTGTCGAAGCCAGAAAGGAAGAGGTAAATGCTTCATATTGTAAGAATGCTGAGTATTGTGAACTAATGGAAGTAAGGGGGAGATACGAACACTTGGATATGGATCCTGTTGGTTTTCCAGTTTCCAAGCAAGCCAATGAGTGTAGCTTAAATCCAGAATCTCCATGGATTGGGGATTATAAGACAGGAccatggtggcaaacaacagaTAAAGAAGAATTGGCCTTCTTGGTCGTGAAGAAGTCACTTAACCATATTGAGAATTGTGATCTCCCCCCACCTCAGAAAATTTATGTAGGGAAGCACCCATATGTTCATAGTGGCTGCATTGATCATAATGAAGCATTGCTGTCATATTCTGATCGGAAGGCCAGAACTGGTAGCATTTCCAATAGGACTCAAGCACAGGGCTTTCCTGATTCCGGGAAAGCAGATGGAAATGAGGTGGCTTCATCTGAAGAAGGGTGTTCACAATATGGTTCTGACAAGTCATTCAG TTATAGCACAAACCACAAAGATATCACGAAGGCATTACAAGTTTCTGAAGGTGTCCATGGAAAAGCTCTGCTGATTGAAGCACTCTGCCATTCTCAAACCCGTGCAAGGGAAGCTGAGAAGGCAGCAAAGCAGGCTTATGCTGAGAAGGAGCATATTCTTAAGCTCTTCTTCAGACAAGCCTCACAACTTTTTGCCTATAAGCAGTGGTTCCAACTGCTGCAGCTAGAATCCCTTTACATGCAGATTAAAAATACCGACCAATCAATTTCCACTCCCTTCCCTGTGGTCGTTCCAAAGATGGCTTACAAAGGTTGGAAACAGCGAAAGAACTGGCAGAAGGCTACCAAGAGGAG
- the LOC122311422 gene encoding uncharacterized protein LOC122311422 isoform X1 has protein sequence MAVAEARAAWQRAANRCFVQEDAKRAPKLACCQSSSSASKQVDTGPTNNTDGQYHPFSIFMPKRNPSFSNLPPDTRCWLQLQPSNANQKGLTYEQLVALEAKVDTLGAGTVNSTAKLDEVRPKKGDIINDDNDKNCKSSLDRQYGLSAVRMNKAVEARKEEVNASYCKNAEYCELMEVRGRYEHLDMDPVGFPVSKQANECSLNPESPWIGDYKTGPWWQTTDKEELAFLVVKKSLNHIENCDLPPPQKIYVGKHPYVHSGCIDHNEALLSYSDRKARTGSISNRTQAQGFPDSGKADGNEVASSEEGCSQYGSDKSFSSYSTNHKDITKALQVSEGVHGKALLIEALCHSQTRAREAEKAAKQAYAEKEHILKLFFRQASQLFAYKQWFQLLQLESLYMQIKNTDQSISTPFPVVVPKMAYKGWKQRKNWQKATKRRRVQRGRPRHDVKRCAAAFALGMSLVGAGLLLGWTVGWMLPPF, from the exons ATGGCGGTAGCAGAAGCAAGAGCTGCATGGCAGAGAGCAGCTAATCGCTGCTTTGTCCAAGAAGATGCCAAAAGAGCTCCGAAGTTAGCTTGCTGCCAATCATCATCTTCAGCATCTAAGCAGGTTGACACTGGACCTACCAATAATACAGATGGGCAATATCAtcctttctctatttttatgcCTAAAAGGAATCCTTCGTTTTCCAATCTTCCCCCCGACACAAGATGCTGGCTCCAATTGCAACCAAGCAATGCGAACCAAAAGGGCTTAACATATGAACAATTGGTTGCATTGGAGGCCAAAGTGGACACCTTAGGAGCTGGCACTGTAAATTCAACAGCTAAGCTCGATGAGGTCCGCCCTAAAAAAGGGGACATTATTAATGACGATAATGATAAGAACTGCAAGTCTTCTCTTGATAGGCAATATGGTCTCTCTGCTGTTCGTATGAACAAAGCTGTCGAAGCCAGAAAGGAAGAGGTAAATGCTTCATATTGTAAGAATGCTGAGTATTGTGAACTAATGGAAGTAAGGGGGAGATACGAACACTTGGATATGGATCCTGTTGGTTTTCCAGTTTCCAAGCAAGCCAATGAGTGTAGCTTAAATCCAGAATCTCCATGGATTGGGGATTATAAGACAGGAccatggtggcaaacaacagaTAAAGAAGAATTGGCCTTCTTGGTCGTGAAGAAGTCACTTAACCATATTGAGAATTGTGATCTCCCCCCACCTCAGAAAATTTATGTAGGGAAGCACCCATATGTTCATAGTGGCTGCATTGATCATAATGAAGCATTGCTGTCATATTCTGATCGGAAGGCCAGAACTGGTAGCATTTCCAATAGGACTCAAGCACAGGGCTTTCCTGATTCCGGGAAAGCAGATGGAAATGAGGTGGCTTCATCTGAAGAAGGGTGTTCACAATATGGTTCTGACAAGTCATTCAG CAGTTATAGCACAAACCACAAAGATATCACGAAGGCATTACAAGTTTCTGAAGGTGTCCATGGAAAAGCTCTGCTGATTGAAGCACTCTGCCATTCTCAAACCCGTGCAAGGGAAGCTGAGAAGGCAGCAAAGCAGGCTTATGCTGAGAAGGAGCATATTCTTAAGCTCTTCTTCAGACAAGCCTCACAACTTTTTGCCTATAAGCAGTGGTTCCAACTGCTGCAGCTAGAATCCCTTTACATGCAGATTAAAAATACCGACCAATCAATTTCCACTCCCTTCCCTGTGGTCGTTCCAAAGATGGCTTACAAAGGTTGGAAACAGCGAAAGAACTGGCAGAAGGCTACCAAGAGGAG